The Nostoc sp. 'Lobaria pulmonaria (5183) cyanobiont' DNA window TAGAAGAAAGAGTGGGGAGTGAGAGAGACAAGGAAACAAGAGGAATAAGCAATGCCCAATTCCCAATACTTCGACTGCGCTCAGTACAAGTTCCCAATTCCCAATTCCCAATTCCCAATTCCCTTTCGGTGAACAATCATGAACAATTGGTTATCTACTACATCGTATTCTTCTTACTCCCTCTTGGGAGCAGGTACTAATAGTAACTCTATCATTCCTCCTATTAACGTACCTACTAAACTTGATGTAGGTAGTCTTCCTAATGTCTCTCCGATCTTTGTCCTCCAATCTTATCACCTATCAATCTAAAAGTTATGAAAGGTAAGGATTGGCTGCTAAGGGGGGACGGTCAGTATCAAGCCTGTAGATCTGTGAGAGCATGGGATTTATTGAGAGAAAATTACCGCCTTTATCGGTTTTTAACTGAGGTGGAAGATGTTCTCAATAGCGTTGACGATGAAGCCAGTCGTCTACCAGAACTTCAGATGCTCGTAAGGCGCTTGATAGTAAATTCTTACTGGGTGCAAAGTCAATATTTAGAGCCTTCGCCCAAAACGGGAACCTCTGTTTCACTCCTATACGATGAATTGGGTTTTCCGTTGACAGTGCAAACAGTAACATTTGCGCCGGGAACCCGTTCAACCATTCATAATCATGGGACATGGGGAATAGTAGCGGTGTTAAAAGGTCAGGAAAAAAACACTTTTTGGCAACGCACCAATAGCCCAGAATTTCAGGACAAAATTGAACAGACGGGAGAGTTAACTCTATTTCCAGGAGACATTATTAGCTTTACTCCCGATGCAATTCACTGTGTAGAAGCAATGGGTGATGAACCAACCGTAACTTTTAATGTCTACGGCGAAACCGATCCGAATGAAAGATTTGAGTTTGATCCGGTTAAATATAGTGCTAAAAACTTTTAGCACCATCTGATAGGGGCGCATAGCTATGTGCCCCCAAAAACGAGTTGTATTCCACTAAGAGGTAGTTAAAATGGCAAGAGTAATTTTCTATAGCAAACCAGGCTGTAAAGGTGGTACTAAGCAAAAAGTTTTACTAACAGCTGCCGGACATGAGGTGATACCATACAATATGTTAACAGAACCTTGGACAGTTGAGCGGTTGCGTTCATTTTTTGGCGATCGCCCCGTTGCCGAATGGTTTAATCTTTCCTCCCCCAAGATAAAATCTGGTGAAATAGTTCCTGAAAAAACTGATGCCCAAACCGCTTTGCAGTTGATGCTGAAAGAACCACTGTTAATTCGCCGTCCTTTGTTAGAAATAGGCGATCGCCGTGAGGTAGGATTTGATGTCCAAAAGATTGATACTTGGATTGGCTTACAAGCTGTGGATGAATCCTTGCAAGAAATCAGCGACAAGCTTATGAACCAAGATTTGCAAAACTGCTCCCACGGTAAAGAGCATAGTCATCATCATAGTCATTAAGGTGGCTGTAAGCAGCGTAGCGAACAACATCAAAAGCAAGGCAGCTTGTAGTCATTAGACTTCTTGGATGAATTAAATAGCTCTCACCCTAAATCCCTTTCCCAAGCTTGGGAGAGGGACTTTGAAATTGGCTCTAGCCTTTAGCTAACTTGTTGTTGGATGTGTAGTAAACTTTACTACCAGTATCAGGTACAAAATGGCAGCTGACACATGAATGCCATAATGACTTCCAAATAGGTTCTTCCGATTTGTGGAAATACTCACCCATCACTGGTTTTATTGCCTCAGTTGCCTTTAGCAAATTGTAGTGAGGGATGTTAAGGAATATATGGTGAGCAACATGAGTACCGATATCGTGATGGATGTGATTAACCAAACCATAATCACGGTCAATACTAGAAATTGCGCCTTTTAGGAAAGTCCAATCTTCTCCACGATACCAGGGAAGCTCTGGCTCAGTGTGGTGTAAGAATGTCACCAAATCTAACCAAACTATGAACACAAGGTAGGGTACAGCGTAATATTTCAGCAACCACATCCAACCCCATTGGTAGGTGAGGAAACCGAGCAAACCTATCATGCCAATCAAAAGTACAGTGCTAGTAAGAACATCCCATTTTTCTGATGCTTTGAA harbors:
- a CDS encoding ArsC/Spx/MgsR family protein; the protein is MARVIFYSKPGCKGGTKQKVLLTAAGHEVIPYNMLTEPWTVERLRSFFGDRPVAEWFNLSSPKIKSGEIVPEKTDAQTALQLMLKEPLLIRRPLLEIGDRREVGFDVQKIDTWIGLQAVDESLQEISDKLMNQDLQNCSHGKEHSHHHSH
- a CDS encoding cupin; this encodes MKGKDWLLRGDGQYQACRSVRAWDLLRENYRLYRFLTEVEDVLNSVDDEASRLPELQMLVRRLIVNSYWVQSQYLEPSPKTGTSVSLLYDELGFPLTVQTVTFAPGTRSTIHNHGTWGIVAVLKGQEKNTFWQRTNSPEFQDKIEQTGELTLFPGDIISFTPDAIHCVEAMGDEPTVTFNVYGETDPNERFEFDPVKYSAKNF